From Xylanibacter oryzae DSM 17970, a single genomic window includes:
- a CDS encoding glycosyltransferase family 2 protein, which produces MITINTLFIICISLVIYAYCGYGILLVVLVKLKRLLGYKIFSPIMPSDDSLPEVTLLICAYNEEAIIKEKIGNCNSLNYPNKKLNFLWVTDGSNDSTNSILSQFPEIRVIYNPERKGKTSAINHGMTEVKTPLVVFTDANTMLNEDAIRNIVIQFQDRKVGCVSGEKRVKSKSCEQVAANGEGLYWKYESALKKLDYELYSTMGAAGELFAIRKELYEELPENILLDDFIISMNILIKGYKIAYTKEAFAIEYGSADLKEESKRKMRISAGGIQSIWILKKLLNPFKYPIASFQYISHRLLRWSIAPIALVLLIPLNICLLTYSYTYIIIFMLQIIFYSLALYGYFQNKNNKKTKVVRIIYYFVFMNINIFRGMKYLYFKTDGKWEKAKRS; this is translated from the coding sequence ATGATAACTATAAATACACTTTTTATAATTTGCATCTCTTTAGTTATATATGCATATTGCGGATATGGAATATTATTAGTAGTACTAGTCAAGCTGAAAAGATTATTAGGATATAAAATATTTAGCCCAATAATGCCTTCAGATGATTCGTTACCTGAAGTAACGTTGTTGATATGTGCATACAACGAAGAAGCAATTATAAAAGAAAAGATTGGTAATTGTAATAGTTTGAATTATCCTAATAAAAAGCTAAACTTTTTATGGGTTACTGATGGCAGCAACGACTCTACAAATTCTATATTATCACAATTCCCTGAAATAAGAGTGATTTACAATCCTGAGCGCAAAGGCAAAACATCAGCAATAAATCATGGAATGACTGAAGTTAAAACACCGTTAGTTGTTTTCACAGATGCAAACACAATGCTAAATGAAGATGCCATACGTAATATTGTAATACAATTTCAGGACAGAAAAGTCGGTTGCGTCTCAGGTGAGAAACGCGTTAAATCAAAAAGTTGCGAGCAAGTTGCTGCAAATGGAGAAGGACTATATTGGAAATATGAAAGTGCTCTTAAAAAATTGGACTACGAATTATATTCAACAATGGGGGCTGCCGGAGAACTTTTTGCAATAAGAAAAGAACTATATGAGGAGTTACCCGAAAATATATTGCTAGATGACTTCATAATCAGCATGAATATTTTAATAAAAGGATACAAAATTGCATATACAAAAGAGGCCTTTGCTATAGAGTATGGATCAGCCGATCTTAAAGAAGAATCCAAACGCAAAATGAGGATATCAGCAGGTGGGATACAAAGTATATGGATATTAAAAAAATTATTAAACCCATTTAAATATCCTATAGCTTCATTTCAGTACATATCACATAGACTATTAAGATGGAGCATCGCTCCTATTGCATTAGTATTACTAATACCACTAAACATATGTTTACTCACATATAGTTATACATATATTATAATTTTTATGTTGCAGATTATATTTTATAGTCTAGCCCTTTATGGATACTTTCAAAATAAAAATAACAAAAAGACAAAAGTAGTACGCATTATTTATTACTTCGTATTCATGAATATTAATATTTTTAGAGGTATGAAATATTTATACTTTAAAACCGATGGAAAATGGGAAAAGGCGAAACGAAGTTAA
- a CDS encoding ATP-binding response regulator: MQDEKSELIKRLAEANRKIKEYEEKAEKAEKASKMKSLFLANMSHEIRTPLNAIEGFSRIITETDSADERIKYLGIIESNSNRLTVLINEILDLSKVEQGDISINKENINLTTMCNEIINVFKLRTTEDVKIVVEKTGADLFMETDKNRLMQVFSNLIGNALKHTKYGSITIGYRLIKNNSKIKFFVQDTGEGIKLEDQKRIFELYESNDNGYTGEKKGFGLGLPLSKMIVEKMGGEMSLESNIGEGATFSFSFPYRLSEDRTDSSLRTITKTIRVDAVAESQKKLILVAEDSDNNYELVRIVLEKLYKLVRAKDGIEAVTINEELRPDIILMDMKMPNMDGLDATRIIKEVYPDIPIIALSAFAFSTDIQKAKEAGCIDFLAKPFRIESLRAMIDKYIIKNN, from the coding sequence ATGCAGGACGAAAAAAGCGAACTTATCAAACGACTGGCAGAAGCTAACCGGAAAATTAAGGAATACGAAGAAAAGGCTGAGAAAGCTGAAAAAGCGAGCAAGATGAAATCTCTTTTTCTAGCAAACATGAGCCATGAAATTCGTACGCCTTTAAACGCAATAGAAGGTTTTTCACGTATAATTACAGAAACAGATTCGGCTGATGAGCGCATAAAATATCTTGGTATTATTGAAAGCAATAGCAATAGACTAACAGTATTAATAAACGAGATTCTTGATCTGTCAAAGGTAGAACAAGGAGACATTTCTATAAACAAAGAAAACATCAATCTCACAACAATGTGCAATGAGATAATAAATGTTTTCAAATTACGAACGACTGAAGACGTTAAGATAGTTGTCGAAAAAACTGGTGCAGACTTGTTTATGGAGACAGATAAAAATAGATTAATGCAAGTGTTCTCAAACCTAATAGGTAATGCTCTAAAACACACTAAATATGGTAGTATAACTATTGGTTATCGCCTAATAAAAAACAACTCAAAAATAAAATTCTTTGTACAGGATACTGGTGAAGGAATAAAACTAGAAGATCAGAAACGGATTTTTGAATTATATGAAAGTAATGATAACGGCTATACAGGAGAGAAAAAAGGATTCGGATTAGGATTGCCGCTTAGTAAGATGATTGTAGAAAAAATGGGAGGTGAAATGTCTCTTGAATCAAACATAGGTGAAGGGGCAACATTTTCATTTAGTTTCCCATACAGACTGTCTGAAGATCGCACTGATTCATCTTTACGCACTATAACAAAGACAATAAGAGTAGATGCTGTTGCCGAATCACAAAAGAAATTAATACTAGTTGCCGAAGATTCTGACAATAATTATGAACTAGTACGAATTGTCTTGGAAAAATTATACAAACTTGTTAGAGCAAAGGATGGCATAGAAGCTGTTACTATAAATGAAGAGCTAAGACCTGATATTATATTGATGGACATGAAAATGCCTAATATGGATGGTCTTGATGCTACAAGGATAATTAAAGAAGTCTACCCAGATATACCAATAATCGCATTGAGTGCTTTTGCTTTTTCTACAGACATACAAAAAGCTAAAGAGGCAGGTTGCATAGATTTCCTTGCAAAGCCCTTTAGAATAGAGAGCTTAAGAGCAATGATTGATAAATATATTATAAAGAATAACTAA
- a CDS encoding endonuclease/exonuclease/phosphatase family protein, whose product MAKKAVKKYFSFIILVITILLMIFTFVGLWGGSVNPAGNTARAMLCFALPLIIICNVFLLIFWIIMRRLHWAIIPAIAILSSINYIGTLFQARSLPSDVETKQGIKIATYNVGRFGKEASGFIAQDILMEMINQKVDIICFQEYSDFAEETKNQDKFKKYFPYMAMGKNDMVIFSKYKITSKKIIAFDESNNSALWADVDINGNIVRIFNVHMETTGFNSTLHSAGKMIMQGQQVEDNKILKAIYGNYMVGMIVRAGQATLIANEKRASSKRIILCGDFNDVPYSYVYNTLKGDLEDGFKECGSGWMWTFRGKKKVRIDYILHDKNMKGIAYYTKKLTYSDHIPVFLKIKL is encoded by the coding sequence ATGGCAAAGAAGGCTGTAAAAAAATATTTCTCATTTATAATTTTGGTAATTACCATATTATTAATGATTTTCACCTTCGTCGGATTATGGGGAGGAAGTGTTAATCCAGCAGGAAATACTGCCCGAGCTATGCTTTGCTTTGCACTACCATTAATAATCATCTGTAATGTATTCTTATTGATTTTTTGGATTATTATGCGCAGATTGCACTGGGCTATTATTCCAGCCATTGCGATTTTAAGTTCTATAAATTATATTGGCACGTTATTTCAGGCACGCTCATTACCAAGTGATGTAGAAACCAAACAAGGAATAAAAATTGCCACATATAATGTAGGACGTTTCGGCAAAGAAGCATCCGGATTTATTGCCCAGGATATCTTAATGGAAATGATAAATCAAAAAGTAGACATAATATGTTTTCAAGAATATTCAGATTTTGCCGAAGAAACTAAAAACCAAGATAAATTCAAAAAATATTTTCCATACATGGCTATGGGAAAAAATGATATGGTAATCTTTAGTAAATACAAAATTACCAGCAAAAAAATTATAGCTTTTGATGAATCAAACAATAGTGCTTTATGGGCTGATGTCGATATTAATGGTAATATCGTTAGGATATTTAATGTACATATGGAGACTACAGGCTTCAATTCCACTTTGCATTCTGCAGGAAAAATGATAATGCAAGGACAACAAGTTGAAGATAATAAAATATTAAAGGCCATATATGGAAATTACATGGTAGGCATGATTGTACGCGCTGGTCAGGCAACACTTATTGCTAATGAAAAACGAGCTTCTTCAAAAAGAATAATACTTTGTGGAGACTTTAATGACGTACCATACTCTTATGTATACAACACGCTCAAAGGTGACTTGGAAGATGGGTTCAAAGAATGTGGCAGTGGATGGATGTGGACTTTCAGGGGGAAAAAGAAGGTTAGAATAGATTATATATTACATGATAAAAATATGAAAGGAATCGCATACTATACCAAAAAACTAACTTATTCAGACCACATACCGGTTTTTCTAAAAATTAAGTTGTAA
- a CDS encoding integrase core domain-containing protein yields MTQDYKPTDNAIAERVNGIIKQEWIYRMKRPKNMDGAMHILKDIIYFYNNKGPHMSNMMKTPAEKRRNYVGC; encoded by the coding sequence ATGACTCAGGATTACAAGCCAACAGACAATGCTATTGCAGAACGTGTCAATGGCATCATAAAGCAGGAATGGATTTATCGTATGAAAAGGCCCAAGAACATGGACGGGGCCATGCATATATTAAAAGATATCATATACTTCTATAACAATAAGGGGCCACATATGAGTAACATGATGAAGACACCGGCTGAGAAAAGGAGAAATTATGTTGGGTGTTAA
- a CDS encoding transposase: MEKKKKKREYCSYSKEFKLHVLKDKYEHDLSYQFTARKYDILSPHTLTLWEKEFPLDDNTVVMTILHYSNLLMPI; encoded by the coding sequence ATGGAAAAGAAGAAGAAAAAACGTGAATATTGTAGCTATTCGAAAGAATTCAAGCTGCATGTATTAAAAGACAAGTATGAGCATGATTTGTCCTATCAATTTACTGCGCGTAAATATGATATATTATCTCCTCATACATTAACTTTATGGGAAAAAGAGTTTCCTTTAGATGATAATACTGTTGTAATGACTATATTGCATTACTCAAATCTGTTAATGCCAATATAA